A window of Ignavibacterium sp. contains these coding sequences:
- a CDS encoding pyridoxal phosphate-dependent aminotransferase family protein, translating into MGVYPYFRPIEENEGPVVKIEGKRIIMAGSNNYLGLTGHPKVKEAAIKAVEKYGTGCSGSRYLTGTLDLHIELESRLAKFFNTEAVLLYSTGYQTAQGIIPTLVQRNEYVISDKDNHACIVAGTLMTKGSMGELLRYKHNDMDDLERVISKVPIDAGKLIVSDGVFSTGGEIVELPRLNEIAKKYNARILIDDAHAVGVIGKGGRGTASEFNLEKEVDLTMGTFSKTFASLGGFVAGAERVINYLKHFSPALIFSASPTPASVAAALAALDILEAHPELVNKLIDNANYMRTNLRSLGFNVLEGRTAIVPVIVGDDALAFQMWRMLYDNGVFVNVFISPGVPQGRQMMRTSYMATHEKHHLDEILNVFETAGKKLGLI; encoded by the coding sequence ATGGGGGTTTATCCGTATTTCAGACCCATCGAAGAAAATGAAGGACCTGTTGTAAAAATAGAAGGTAAAAGAATTATTATGGCAGGTTCAAACAATTATCTTGGTCTCACAGGACATCCCAAGGTTAAAGAAGCAGCAATCAAAGCTGTTGAAAAATACGGAACCGGTTGTTCAGGTTCTCGTTATCTTACCGGAACTCTTGATTTACACATAGAGCTTGAATCAAGATTAGCTAAATTTTTTAATACTGAAGCTGTGTTACTTTACAGCACCGGCTATCAGACAGCTCAGGGAATTATTCCAACGCTTGTTCAAAGAAATGAATATGTGATTTCTGACAAAGATAATCATGCCTGTATTGTTGCTGGTACATTGATGACTAAAGGCTCAATGGGTGAATTACTAAGATACAAACATAACGATATGGATGACCTTGAAAGAGTTATTTCAAAGGTTCCTATTGATGCAGGTAAACTAATAGTGAGTGATGGAGTATTTAGTACAGGTGGTGAAATTGTTGAACTACCAAGATTAAATGAGATTGCAAAAAAATATAATGCAAGAATTCTAATCGATGATGCTCACGCTGTTGGTGTAATTGGTAAAGGTGGAAGAGGAACGGCAAGTGAATTTAACCTGGAAAAAGAAGTTGATCTTACAATGGGTACATTCAGCAAGACATTCGCTTCTTTAGGTGGATTTGTTGCAGGTGCTGAGCGTGTCATTAATTATCTTAAACATTTTTCACCAGCTTTGATTTTCAGTGCATCACCAACTCCTGCTTCAGTTGCAGCAGCTTTAGCTGCTCTGGATATTCTTGAAGCACATCCTGAACTTGTAAATAAACTAATTGATAATGCAAATTATATGCGAACTAATCTTCGTTCGCTGGGATTTAATGTACTCGAAGGCAGAACTGCCATTGTTCCTGTAATTGTTGGAGATGATGCATTAGCTTTTCAAATGTGGAGGATGTTATATGATAACGGTGTGTTCGTTAATGTGTTTATTTCCCCTGGTGTTCCTCAGGGAAGACAAATGATGCGCACAAGTTATATGGCCACTCACGAAAAGCATCATCTTGATGAAATACTAAATGTATTCGAGACTGCCGGTAAAAAACTTGGATTAATTTAA
- a CDS encoding peptidylprolyl isomerase translates to MGNSYLTYFLFFCFILFENIGIAQYSPDKTDLIETTAKRDFNKRILEKYFSSSDTSDVIAALLSVSHSEDTTFVKRITELHFIRYGKWISFALGQIGNSYLAKEFLAKKLFEKNSSNPEYIFNALGKLGNQNDLSTILEYYNDNPELIGIEEAILQFRNRNITNELSKSILVNQYLSEKTSLERKKKILFTLARLGSDSTINNELVKILYSNTDNEMLQLALMNFRVQKNFSVNYDLIDQLFNEADDEVKIELVKCLPYFNNETSSLKYFTSILSNESINENLLIETVKALQVQKWNSALLNGNKISTHLKKLIHNHKKNFILNETIKTYAHLFDFDDLKSDSLFLKNLSDINVIQLLVIAKKDLPFSILLKHYNNITVAKQMLVALEILISLIKDFSSDTNYVQFILNELKSDNPAIISIVADGIDSIFIANHSEELKEIILYQANRFKDNSDFIEAEISLINLSDKISHDFQKELVKKLSDTKLYSLTKFLNRLDNSIGLTEKNINHLSNFIKEAFNFSGAVIKTNKGIITIKFKPELAPITVGNFVHLAKKNFYDGIIFHRVVPGFVIQAGDPTGTGWGGPGYEIISEFSPEEFKTGAVGIASAGKDTEGSQFFIMQGYYPHLNSRYTLFADVVSGIDVVMKISEDDQIISVELLK, encoded by the coding sequence ATGGGAAATTCCTATTTAACTTACTTTTTATTTTTCTGCTTTATACTTTTTGAGAATATTGGAATTGCTCAATATAGTCCTGATAAAACCGATTTAATTGAGACGACTGCTAAACGCGATTTCAACAAAAGAATTCTGGAAAAATATTTTTCTTCCTCTGATACATCGGATGTAATAGCTGCACTGCTTTCTGTTTCTCATTCAGAAGACACAACTTTTGTTAAAAGAATTACTGAACTTCATTTTATCAGATATGGAAAGTGGATTTCTTTTGCTTTAGGTCAAATTGGAAATTCTTATTTAGCAAAAGAATTTTTAGCGAAGAAACTATTTGAAAAAAATTCTTCCAATCCGGAATATATTTTTAATGCTCTGGGGAAACTTGGGAATCAAAATGATTTATCCACAATACTTGAATATTATAACGATAATCCTGAACTAATTGGAATTGAAGAAGCGATACTTCAGTTTCGCAACCGAAACATTACAAACGAGTTGAGCAAATCAATTTTAGTTAATCAATATCTATCTGAAAAAACTTCGCTCGAAAGAAAGAAAAAGATTCTATTTACACTTGCCAGATTAGGTAGCGATAGCACAATTAATAATGAGTTAGTTAAGATTTTATATTCTAATACTGATAATGAGATGTTACAATTAGCTCTGATGAATTTCAGAGTACAAAAAAATTTTTCAGTTAATTATGATTTGATAGACCAACTGTTTAACGAAGCAGATGACGAAGTTAAAATAGAATTAGTTAAATGTCTTCCCTATTTCAATAACGAAACCTCATCATTAAAATATTTTACTTCAATTTTATCTAACGAAAGCATAAATGAAAATTTACTTATCGAAACAGTAAAAGCACTTCAAGTTCAGAAATGGAATTCTGCTTTATTGAATGGGAATAAAATTTCAACACATCTTAAAAAGTTAATTCATAACCACAAAAAAAATTTTATTTTAAATGAAACTATCAAAACTTATGCACATCTTTTTGATTTTGATGATTTGAAAAGTGATAGTTTATTTCTTAAGAATTTGTCAGATATTAATGTTATTCAACTTCTGGTGATTGCAAAAAAAGATTTACCATTTTCTATTTTGTTAAAACACTACAACAACATCACAGTTGCAAAGCAAATGCTGGTCGCTTTAGAAATACTAATTAGTTTAATTAAAGACTTCTCTTCAGATACAAATTATGTTCAATTTATTCTTAATGAATTAAAATCTGATAATCCTGCAATCATTTCGATTGTCGCAGATGGAATTGATTCAATTTTTATAGCAAATCATTCTGAAGAATTGAAAGAAATAATTTTATATCAGGCAAACAGATTTAAAGATAATTCTGACTTCATTGAAGCAGAAATTTCTCTAATAAATCTTTCAGATAAAATCTCACATGACTTTCAGAAAGAATTGGTTAAAAAATTATCTGACACCAAACTTTACTCATTAACAAAATTCTTAAATCGACTTGATAATAGTATTGGACTCACAGAAAAGAACATCAATCATTTATCAAACTTTATTAAAGAAGCTTTCAATTTTTCCGGTGCAGTAATTAAAACTAATAAAGGAATAATAACTATAAAATTTAAACCTGAATTAGCTCCAATCACAGTTGGTAATTTTGTTCATCTTGCAAAGAAGAATTTTTATGACGGAATAATTTTTCACAGAGTTGTTCCTGGATTTGTAATTCAGGCAGGCGATCCAACAGGTACTGGTTGGGGTGGTCCGGGCTATGAAATTATCTCTGAATTTTCACCAGAAGAATTCAAAACCGGTGCTGTTGGAATTGCAAGTGCAGGAAAAGATACGGAAGGTTCACAATTCTTTATTATGCAAGGTTATTATCCGCACTTGAATTCACGCTACACATTATTCGCTGATGTGGTCAGCGGAATTGATGTGGTAATGAAAATTTCTGAAGATGATCAGATAATATCAGTTGAGTTATTAAAATAA
- a CDS encoding DUF4835 family protein, with amino-acid sequence MKKNILIIFTLFFTINISAQELNCRVTVNYEKLPINNRELLANFASEIETYMNKTQFTNEPFEGEKINCALNIFFTSASSDIEYSAQVVVTSTRPVFKSDKQSPMLTINDANWNFKYEKGQPLYSNQSIYDPITSFLDFYANIIIGFDYETWGEFYGTEFFQKAFNIANLGMNSNYKKGWERTSDAYNRTRLCEDLLNDKFRPFREAFYEYHYGLDLYQVNKEEAQEHIANLVNVLNDMKNKTDINSVLLRTFFDAKNGEITDLLRDYRDINIFNRLKRIDPAHISKYNEVLK; translated from the coding sequence ATGAAAAAAAATATTTTGATAATCTTCACTTTATTCTTTACTATTAACATTTCAGCGCAGGAATTGAATTGCAGAGTTACAGTAAACTACGAAAAACTGCCAATCAACAATCGTGAATTGCTTGCTAATTTTGCTTCCGAAATTGAAACATATATGAATAAAACTCAATTTACCAATGAACCATTTGAAGGTGAAAAGATTAATTGTGCATTAAACATTTTCTTCACAAGTGCTTCAAGTGATATAGAGTATTCTGCTCAGGTGGTTGTAACCAGCACAAGACCAGTGTTCAAATCAGATAAACAGTCACCAATGTTAACCATCAATGACGCAAACTGGAATTTTAAGTATGAAAAAGGTCAGCCACTTTATTCAAATCAGAGTATCTATGATCCAATAACAAGTTTTCTTGATTTTTATGCAAACATAATTATCGGTTTTGATTATGAAACCTGGGGAGAATTTTATGGAACAGAATTTTTTCAGAAAGCATTTAACATTGCCAATCTTGGTATGAACAGCAATTATAAAAAAGGTTGGGAGCGTACAAGTGATGCTTATAACCGGACAAGATTATGTGAAGACTTGCTCAACGATAAATTCAGACCATTCCGTGAAGCATTTTATGAATATCATTATGGATTAGATTTATACCAGGTAAACAAAGAAGAAGCTCAGGAACACATTGCAAATCTTGTAAATGTTTTGAATGATATGAAAAATAAAACAGACATTAACAGTGTTCTGCTCAGAACTTTTTTTGATGCAAAGAATGGTGAGATAACTGATTTGCTGAGAGATTATCGTGATATAAATATTTTTAATCGATTAAAAAGAATTGACCCGGCGCATATTTCGAAGTATAATGAAGTGCTTAAGTAA
- the traF gene encoding conjugal transfer protein TraF, which yields MKYLSLILLCTSLSLAQFNPGAKQISLANSDVALSNDVFALFNNPAGLSQLNWREVGIYYSPAPFGLTELANGYIAFNEPFSFGSLSVGGMTYGFEIYRESKISAAYAYNYQNRFFVGASINFHTVSIQNYGNDNAFYLNIGGLAYLTDNFRVGFSFHNINRASFGNEDDQIPVILNSGISYDLIPTLTLNAAIEKDIKQKASFMFGVDYDLIEYLSLRSGFSNEPSRFSAGIGINYSLISLDYAMFTHSDLGLTHQVGLIISFGRDGSRKEVIRNHLEIK from the coding sequence ATGAAATATCTTTCACTGATATTACTTTGCACCTCATTAAGTCTGGCTCAATTCAATCCTGGAGCTAAACAAATATCTCTGGCAAATTCTGATGTTGCTTTAAGCAATGATGTATTTGCTCTGTTTAATAATCCCGCAGGTTTATCCCAACTTAACTGGAGAGAAGTCGGAATTTATTACTCTCCTGCTCCATTTGGATTAACCGAACTTGCTAATGGATATATCGCATTTAATGAACCTTTCAGTTTTGGCTCTTTATCCGTTGGTGGAATGACTTATGGTTTTGAAATTTACAGAGAATCAAAAATCAGTGCTGCGTATGCTTATAATTATCAGAATAGATTTTTTGTTGGCGCTTCGATAAATTTTCATACGGTCTCAATACAGAATTACGGAAATGATAATGCATTTTATCTGAACATTGGTGGATTAGCATATCTTACTGATAATTTCAGAGTTGGTTTTTCATTTCACAACATTAACCGTGCTTCTTTCGGTAATGAAGATGACCAGATTCCGGTAATTCTGAATTCAGGAATAAGTTATGATTTAATACCAACACTTACATTAAACGCCGCAATAGAAAAAGACATTAAACAAAAAGCTTCTTTTATGTTTGGTGTTGACTATGATTTAATTGAATATCTTTCACTTCGGTCCGGGTTCTCAAATGAGCCATCAAGATTTTCAGCTGGCATTGGAATAAACTATTCTTTGATAAGTCTTGATTATGCGATGTTCACTCACTCTGATTTAGGACTAACACATCAGGTTGGTTTGATAATAAGTTTTGGAAGAGATGGAAGTCGCAAAGAAGTTATCAGGAACCATCTTGAGATTAAGTAA
- a CDS encoding helix-hairpin-helix domain-containing protein — MKLHSLIFLIILIFSLYIFPQVIDSTDIQTEETLDELLEESFEEEDNSDLYNSIEELILNPIDLNSADIFELQKIPGVTSNIAEIILSYRNKFGPFYSVNELYAMRELDRELIDKIIPFLKVEIKYFQIDSTINEDNFSDEIKLPSKLKLHLRSRYGNDFQTRKGFEEGIYVGSKLRAYNRLIVKYSKQIQAGIIFEKDAGEKDFNDFSSFHINAKDIGPISNFIAGDYVLEFGQGLMLWSPYSFSKGADAIFPVKRKGRTIKPYTSATEYDFMRGVTSTFNYSDLSFTVFYSSKKIDANVDSITNKITSTPKTGLHLTENDLNKKNLVKENLFGGRISYKFQNKLNVGLSAYSSKFSNEFEANSVYDLKGDQFRFYSFDYDLNIGQLNFFGEFVYNEKSIASINGLILSPLKNFTLSASIRSYPANYINLHGFAFGEQSGKTSNEFGIYYGLKWKSDFGLLNLYYDQFRFPYKTFENPVPSSGDEIYLSYLIKFIGKTNLFLRFKTERKDVTENSDELKSVFMRIRNSYRVELGYVITNKLQMKSRVEYNTYRIDKSDLNEKGLLIFQDFRYELQKYLFIYGRIIFFDTDSFNSAVYEFENDLTGVLTNLPMYDDGMRWYLLIRYKPIDIITLSMKYSETYKPNTKTLSSGNNLINNNIDNRISFQIDVNY; from the coding sequence ATGAAATTACATTCACTAATTTTTTTAATTATTCTAATCTTTTCACTTTATATTTTCCCACAAGTTATTGATTCCACTGATATTCAAACTGAAGAAACTTTGGATGAACTTCTTGAAGAATCTTTTGAAGAAGAGGATAATTCGGATTTATACAATTCGATTGAAGAATTAATATTGAATCCTATTGATTTAAATTCAGCAGATATCTTCGAGCTGCAAAAAATTCCCGGAGTAACTTCAAATATTGCAGAAATTATTCTTTCGTATCGAAACAAGTTTGGACCTTTCTATTCTGTCAATGAACTTTATGCAATGAGAGAATTAGACAGAGAATTGATTGATAAAATTATTCCGTTCTTAAAAGTTGAAATAAAATATTTTCAAATTGATTCAACAATAAATGAAGATAACTTTTCTGATGAAATAAAGCTTCCATCAAAACTGAAATTACATTTGCGAAGTCGTTATGGAAACGATTTCCAAACACGAAAAGGATTTGAAGAAGGAATTTATGTCGGGAGTAAGTTAAGAGCTTATAACCGGTTGATAGTCAAATATTCAAAACAGATTCAAGCAGGAATTATTTTTGAAAAAGATGCCGGAGAAAAAGATTTTAATGACTTCAGCTCATTTCATATAAATGCTAAAGACATCGGACCAATCAGCAATTTTATTGCAGGCGATTATGTTCTCGAATTCGGTCAAGGATTAATGCTTTGGAGTCCTTACAGCTTTTCCAAAGGAGCTGATGCAATTTTTCCAGTTAAAAGAAAAGGCAGAACAATCAAACCTTACACAAGTGCAACCGAGTATGACTTTATGCGCGGAGTTACTTCAACATTTAATTACTCCGATTTATCATTTACAGTCTTCTATTCTTCAAAAAAAATTGATGCGAATGTTGATTCAATAACGAATAAAATTACATCAACTCCAAAAACCGGATTGCATCTGACCGAAAATGATTTGAATAAAAAGAACCTTGTAAAAGAAAATCTTTTCGGTGGAAGAATTTCATATAAATTTCAAAATAAACTGAATGTTGGATTGTCAGCTTATAGTTCAAAGTTCAGCAATGAATTTGAAGCAAATTCTGTTTACGACTTAAAAGGAGATCAATTCAGATTTTATTCTTTTGATTATGATTTAAATATTGGTCAATTAAACTTTTTCGGCGAATTTGTTTATAACGAAAAATCTATAGCATCAATAAATGGTTTAATATTATCACCACTTAAAAATTTTACTCTGTCTGCAAGTATCAGAAGCTATCCTGCCAACTACATTAACTTACACGGATTTGCTTTTGGTGAGCAATCAGGAAAAACCAGTAATGAATTTGGAATTTATTATGGATTAAAATGGAAAAGCGATTTTGGTTTGTTAAATCTTTACTACGATCAGTTCAGGTTTCCGTACAAGACATTTGAAAATCCTGTTCCATCTTCAGGAGATGAAATTTATCTAAGTTATTTAATTAAATTTATCGGAAAGACAAATCTTTTTTTACGATTCAAAACTGAACGGAAAGATGTTACAGAAAATTCAGATGAATTAAAATCTGTGTTTATGCGAATTAGAAATTCTTACAGAGTTGAACTTGGTTATGTAATTACAAATAAATTACAGATGAAATCCAGAGTTGAATACAATACATATAGAATTGATAAATCTGATTTGAATGAAAAGGGACTTCTGATTTTTCAGGATTTCCGGTATGAACTTCAAAAATATTTATTCATCTATGGAAGAATTATTTTTTTCGATACTGATTCATTTAATTCTGCTGTATATGAATTTGAAAACGATTTAACAGGCGTTTTGACAAACCTTCCTATGTATGATGATGGAATGAGATGGTATTTGCTGATAAGGTATAAACCAATTGATATTATAACTCTTTCGATGAAATACTCGGAGACTTACAAACCAAATACTAAAACATTGAGTTCAGGAAATAATTTAATAAACAACAATATAGATAACAGAATCAGTTTTCAGATAGATGTGAATTACTGA
- a CDS encoding ABC transporter permease encodes MNISQTFSIAVQSLKNNKLRTGLTILGVVVGIFSIIVIMTIITMLQRSIEEGLSQLSKYTFQIQKNDPTFGGGPRFRENRPDIKIEEAYRLKELLTNAKYVGAEQWQFGVVVKYGNKETNPNIQVAGITVDAMKTNNWNIEYGREIRETDVQYSSNVCLIGKDIVDKLFPNINPIGQTIRVDGRPLQVIGVIEAQPALFGQSRDNYIVLPITTWQSMYGKYGRSVNITVMAYGKEDYNDVIEAATGYMRKIRKLSPGEPDNFYIYSNESMISQVNDITGPIKIGALAVSIIALIAAGVGIMNIMLVSVTERTREIGIRKALGARKTWILTQFLIEAVVLCFLGGIIGILLGVGIGNFAGSFLNAQTAIPVDWVIIGITLCVLIGVIFGTYPAYKAANLDPIEALRYE; translated from the coding sequence ATGAATATCAGTCAAACTTTTTCGATAGCTGTTCAATCACTTAAAAACAACAAGTTAAGAACCGGACTCACAATTCTCGGAGTTGTTGTAGGAATTTTTTCAATAATTGTGATTATGACAATTATTACAATGCTTCAGAGAAGTATTGAAGAAGGATTATCACAATTAAGTAAATACACTTTTCAGATTCAGAAAAATGACCCGACTTTTGGTGGTGGACCAAGGTTCAGAGAAAACAGACCGGATATTAAAATCGAAGAAGCTTACAGATTGAAAGAGCTGTTAACCAATGCTAAATATGTCGGAGCTGAGCAATGGCAATTCGGAGTTGTAGTTAAATATGGAAACAAAGAAACCAATCCGAATATTCAGGTTGCAGGCATAACTGTTGACGCAATGAAAACAAACAACTGGAATATTGAATATGGCAGAGAAATAAGAGAGACAGATGTTCAGTATTCTTCAAATGTTTGTCTGATAGGAAAAGATATTGTTGATAAACTTTTCCCCAATATCAATCCAATTGGTCAAACTATCAGAGTTGATGGAAGACCTTTACAGGTTATCGGTGTTATCGAAGCACAACCAGCATTATTCGGACAAAGCAGAGATAATTATATTGTTCTGCCGATTACAACCTGGCAGTCCATGTATGGAAAATATGGTAGAAGTGTTAACATTACAGTAATGGCTTATGGTAAAGAAGATTATAACGATGTAATTGAGGCCGCTACAGGTTATATGAGGAAAATAAGAAAATTATCACCGGGCGAACCTGATAATTTTTATATCTACAGTAATGAATCTATGATTAGTCAGGTTAATGATATTACCGGACCAATCAAGATTGGTGCACTTGCAGTTTCTATTATTGCTTTGATTGCTGCTGGAGTTGGAATTATGAATATTATGCTTGTTTCAGTTACTGAGCGTACAAGAGAAATAGGAATTCGCAAAGCATTAGGCGCAAGAAAGACCTGGATACTTACTCAGTTTTTAATAGAAGCAGTTGTGTTATGTTTTCTAGGTGGCATTATTGGAATTTTACTCGGAGTTGGAATTGGAAATTTTGCCGGAAGTTTTTTGAATGCACAGACAGCTATTCCGGTTGATTGGGTAATAATTGGAATAACACTTTGTGTTTTGATTGGAGTAATTTTCGGAACTTATCCGGCTTACAAGGCAGCCAATCTCGATCCGATTGAAGCTTTGAGGTATGAATAA
- a CDS encoding ABC transporter permease, whose product MRVILFEFKEGMMIALRAIASNKIRAMLTMLGIFIGVTVVVTMSTAIKGIDNSFQQGISSLGSDVLYIDKWAWFSNVEWWKMRNRKNITMEEFEKFKNLAKLPVAVAPVINTVQTVKYQERRVENVFINGSNADYVKTTNFTFSEGRFYSEIESNGSRQVAVIGSEIAKKLFPNLSPLDKTIKIGGENFRVVGVLAEQGSFILGPWNPDNQIYVPIGTIFKNFASNRWRSITINVRAAGPAMVEETKAEAEGIMRKVRGLSYDQENDFSINQQEGLQENYNSVVGVIQIAGLFITGLSLFVGAIGIMNIMFVSVKERTKEIGLRKAIGAKRRTILAQFLLESSVICLVGGLAGLIAAVILSMLINQFIPTSIQIGSVILGIGISLITGIVSGIAPAYTAAKMDPVEALRYE is encoded by the coding sequence ATGAGAGTTATTCTTTTTGAATTTAAAGAAGGAATGATGATTGCATTAAGAGCAATCGCTTCGAATAAGATTCGTGCAATGCTAACAATGCTTGGAATATTTATCGGAGTTACAGTTGTTGTTACAATGTCAACAGCAATCAAAGGAATTGACAACTCTTTTCAGCAAGGAATAAGTTCACTTGGTTCGGATGTTTTATATATTGATAAATGGGCATGGTTTTCAAATGTTGAGTGGTGGAAGATGCGTAATAGAAAAAACATCACTATGGAAGAATTTGAAAAGTTCAAAAACCTTGCAAAGCTTCCTGTTGCAGTAGCGCCAGTTATCAACACAGTTCAAACTGTAAAATACCAGGAAAGAAGAGTTGAAAATGTTTTTATCAATGGCTCAAATGCGGATTATGTGAAAACAACTAACTTCACTTTTTCTGAAGGAAGATTTTATTCTGAGATTGAAAGTAATGGCTCAAGACAGGTTGCTGTAATTGGAAGCGAAATTGCTAAAAAACTTTTCCCGAATTTATCACCCCTTGATAAAACTATTAAGATAGGTGGCGAGAATTTTCGTGTTGTCGGTGTATTGGCTGAGCAGGGAAGTTTTATTCTTGGACCCTGGAATCCTGATAATCAGATTTATGTTCCGATTGGTACAATATTCAAAAATTTTGCTAGTAACAGATGGAGATCAATCACAATCAATGTGAGAGCTGCAGGTCCTGCTATGGTTGAAGAAACAAAAGCAGAAGCAGAAGGAATTATGAGGAAGGTTCGCGGACTTTCTTATGATCAGGAAAATGATTTCTCAATAAATCAACAAGAGGGTTTACAGGAAAATTATAATTCAGTAGTTGGAGTTATTCAGATTGCCGGATTATTTATTACGGGATTGTCTCTGTTTGTTGGTGCAATCGGAATAATGAACATTATGTTCGTTTCAGTTAAAGAAAGAACAAAAGAAATTGGTTTACGTAAAGCAATCGGTGCAAAAAGAAGAACAATTCTTGCACAATTCTTACTTGAATCATCAGTGATTTGTTTAGTTGGTGGACTTGCAGGTTTAATAGCTGCTGTTATTCTAAGTATGTTAATCAATCAGTTTATTCCAACTTCAATTCAGATTGGTTCGGTCATTTTAGGAATCGGAATTTCACTCATTACAGGAATAGTATCAGGAATAGCACCTGCATATACAGCAGCTAAAATGGATCCGGTTGAAGCTTTGCGTTATGAATAA